In Streptomyces sp. NBC_00448, the following are encoded in one genomic region:
- a CDS encoding transglycosylase domain-containing protein encodes MSEHRRKPPQSPSGGRAAARRGGQQPAPPSSGGRRAAGGTPPADTPPGGTPAGGAHSAGAPSGGRGAGDERQQPYEGRAAARRAAQGRSRRRAAATGTAAGGGPAGRAGRRPGKKRFIDYPRFGKVGWRHWMPSWRQIAALCVGFLGTLVGVIGIAYAMVSVPNENLAAQAQNNVYYWADGSQMIATGGEVNRQNITIDEIPQAMQNAVIAGENKTFETDRGVDPKGIARALFNMAKGGETQGGSTITQQYVKNTRLDQQQTFSRKFKELFISIKVGATMKKDKIMEGYLNTSYFGRGAYGIQAAARTYYGVDAIKLDPSQCAFLAALLKGPTYYDPAGNPTIDTIATAASNKKNSMIRWKDILDLEVKDKLLSAGQRAKYTTYPMPDPPKQNAQMAGQIGYMVNLAKSYVINNKILTDDQLNQGGYQIHTTFQKPKVQALEAAVKKVQKKSIKPGGTHVVNGEDMDKFVQFGGASVNPSDGAIVAIYGGTDATKHFTNNADETGAQVGSTFKPYVLAAAMTYGVRNPNGGATQSLSERTLVSPDSEFSGKDNQLINDYTGKPWIGYDKNNKPFQWRQPNDDGDNFGRVTLRVALDKSLNSPYVQLGQDVGTDKVHDAAVSAGLVADASNGLDDYKNSVTYSIGTSSPSAIRMADGYATFDNHGRQNDPYSVSTVVHNGKQIYKHQLKTKVAFSPTVADTITDMLTDVVKKGTGTPAQLPGGRAAAGKTGTTDDNKSAWFDGYTPQLATSIVMFRRDDQSHDGKQNAFLPMYGTGGAMKVHGDSFPAQIWKDYMSAAMKGQPNKDFEQPAEEIGKVIYGNVTSPTPPPPPTTPPTTPPTTPPTTPPTTPPTTPPTTPTAPTTPPCSIFGCPTSPTTPPTGTDSGNTNGGNTNGGTGNGGSNGGNGWQGTTNSTRKQ; translated from the coding sequence ATGAGCGAGCACCGTCGCAAGCCGCCGCAGTCGCCGTCCGGCGGCCGTGCTGCCGCCCGGCGCGGGGGACAGCAGCCGGCGCCCCCTTCCTCCGGTGGCAGACGCGCCGCCGGAGGCACCCCGCCCGCGGACACCCCGCCGGGCGGCACCCCGGCCGGCGGTGCGCACTCCGCGGGGGCGCCTTCGGGCGGCCGCGGCGCCGGCGACGAGCGGCAGCAGCCGTACGAGGGCCGCGCGGCCGCCCGCAGGGCCGCCCAGGGGCGCAGCAGGCGCCGTGCGGCCGCCACCGGCACCGCGGCGGGCGGCGGTCCGGCCGGGCGGGCGGGACGCCGCCCCGGCAAGAAACGGTTCATCGACTACCCCCGCTTCGGCAAGGTGGGCTGGCGCCACTGGATGCCGTCCTGGCGGCAGATCGCGGCCCTGTGCGTCGGCTTCCTCGGCACCCTGGTCGGCGTGATCGGGATCGCGTACGCGATGGTGAGCGTCCCCAACGAGAACCTCGCGGCCCAGGCGCAGAACAACGTCTACTACTGGGCCGACGGCAGCCAGATGATCGCGACCGGCGGCGAGGTCAACCGCCAGAACATCACGATCGACGAGATTCCCCAGGCGATGCAGAACGCGGTGATCGCCGGCGAGAACAAGACCTTCGAGACCGACCGCGGCGTCGACCCCAAGGGCATCGCCCGCGCGCTGTTCAACATGGCCAAGGGCGGCGAGACCCAGGGCGGCTCGACCATCACCCAGCAGTACGTGAAGAACACCCGGCTCGATCAGCAGCAGACGTTCAGCCGCAAGTTCAAGGAACTCTTCATCTCGATCAAGGTCGGCGCGACGATGAAGAAGGACAAGATCATGGAGGGGTACCTCAACACCTCCTACTTCGGCCGCGGCGCCTACGGCATCCAGGCGGCTGCCCGTACGTACTACGGCGTCGACGCCATCAAGCTGGACCCGAGCCAGTGCGCCTTCCTCGCGGCGCTGCTCAAGGGCCCGACGTACTACGATCCGGCGGGTAACCCCACGATCGACACGATCGCGACGGCGGCGAGCAACAAGAAGAACTCGATGATCCGCTGGAAGGACATCCTCGACCTCGAGGTCAAGGACAAGCTGCTGTCCGCCGGCCAGCGAGCGAAGTACACCACCTACCCGATGCCCGACCCGCCGAAGCAGAACGCGCAGATGGCCGGGCAGATCGGCTACATGGTCAACCTCGCCAAGAGCTACGTGATCAACAACAAGATCCTCACCGACGACCAGCTCAACCAAGGCGGCTACCAGATCCACACCACCTTCCAGAAGCCGAAGGTTCAGGCGCTGGAGGCCGCGGTCAAGAAGGTCCAGAAGAAGTCCATCAAACCCGGCGGCACCCATGTGGTGAACGGCGAGGACATGGACAAGTTCGTCCAGTTCGGCGGCGCCTCGGTGAACCCGTCGGACGGCGCGATCGTGGCCATCTACGGCGGCACCGACGCGACTAAGCACTTCACCAACAACGCCGACGAGACCGGCGCCCAGGTCGGGTCGACGTTCAAGCCGTACGTCCTGGCCGCCGCGATGACCTACGGCGTCCGGAACCCGAACGGGGGTGCCACCCAGAGTCTGAGCGAACGGACCCTGGTGTCGCCGGACAGTGAGTTCAGCGGTAAGGACAACCAGCTGATCAACGACTACACCGGCAAACCGTGGATCGGCTACGACAAGAACAACAAGCCGTTCCAGTGGCGCCAGCCGAACGACGACGGTGACAACTTCGGCAGGGTCACCCTGCGGGTGGCGCTGGACAAGTCGCTGAACTCGCCTTACGTCCAGCTCGGCCAGGACGTCGGCACCGACAAGGTGCACGACGCCGCGGTCTCGGCCGGGCTGGTCGCCGACGCCTCCAACGGCCTCGACGACTACAAGAACAGCGTCACCTACTCGATCGGCACCTCCTCACCGAGCGCGATCCGGATGGCCGACGGCTACGCCACCTTCGACAACCACGGCCGGCAGAACGACCCGTACTCGGTCAGCACCGTCGTCCACAACGGCAAGCAGATCTACAAGCACCAGCTCAAGACCAAGGTCGCCTTCTCCCCGACGGTCGCGGACACCATCACCGACATGCTCACCGACGTGGTGAAGAAGGGCACCGGTACCCCGGCCCAGCTGCCCGGCGGCCGTGCGGCGGCCGGCAAGACCGGTACCACCGACGACAACAAGTCGGCCTGGTTCGACGGGTACACCCCGCAGCTGGCCACCTCGATCGTGATGTTCCGCCGCGACGACCAGTCGCACGACGGCAAGCAGAACGCCTTCCTGCCGATGTACGGCACCGGTGGCGCCATGAAGGTGCACGGTGACTCCTTCCCCGCGCAGATCTGGAAGGACTACATGAGTGCGGCGATGAAGGGCCAGCCGAACAAGGACTTCGAGCAGCCGGCGGAGGAGATCGGCAAGGTCATCTACGGCAACGTGACGAGCCCGACGCCCCCGCCGCCGCCCACCACGCCGCCGACCACCCCGCCGACGACCCCGCCGACCACGCCGCCGACGACGCCGCCGACCACCCCGCCGACGACGCCCACCGCGCCCACCACCCCGCCGTGCTCCATCTTCGGCTGCCCCACGTCGCCCACCACGCCGCCCACCGGTACGGACAGCGGCAACACCAACGGTGGCAACACCAACGGTGGGACGGGCAACGGCGGCAGCAACGGCGGCAACGGGTGGCAGGGGACGACGAACAGCACACGAAAGCAATGA
- a CDS encoding PadR family transcriptional regulator, with the protein MSKRSGILEFAILGLLRESPMHGYELRKRLNTSLGVFRAFSYGTLYPCLKTLVTQGWLIEESALDSDPLAAPLAGRRAKIVYRLTAAGKEHFEELLANSGPDAWEDEHFAARFAFFGQTSKDVRMRVLEGRRSRLEERLERMRGSLARTRERLDDYTLELQRHGMESVEREVRWLNELIETERAGRVERPTSERDG; encoded by the coding sequence TTGAGCAAGCGCTCCGGAATCCTCGAGTTCGCGATTCTCGGTCTGCTGCGTGAGTCGCCGATGCACGGCTATGAGCTGCGCAAACGGCTCAATACCTCGCTCGGGGTGTTCCGCGCCTTCAGCTACGGGACGTTGTATCCGTGCTTGAAGACGCTGGTCACCCAGGGGTGGCTGATCGAGGAGTCGGCGCTGGACAGCGACCCGCTGGCCGCGCCCCTCGCCGGCCGCCGGGCGAAGATCGTCTACCGGTTGACGGCTGCGGGCAAGGAGCACTTCGAGGAGTTGCTCGCCAACTCCGGCCCCGACGCCTGGGAGGACGAGCACTTCGCCGCCCGGTTCGCCTTCTTCGGCCAGACGTCGAAGGACGTCCGGATGCGCGTTCTCGAAGGGCGGCGCAGCCGCCTGGAGGAACGGCTGGAGAGGATGCGCGGGTCACTGGCCCGCACCCGCGAGCGGCTCGACGACTACACGCTCGAGTTGCAGCGGCACGGCATGGAGTCGGTGGAGCGCGAGGTCCGATGGCTCAACGAGCTGATCGAGACCGAGCGGGCCGGACGCGTCGAGCGTCCGACCTCCGAGCGGGACGGCTAG
- a CDS encoding inositol-3-phosphate synthase produces MGSVRVAIVGVGNCATSLVQGVEYYKDADPDSRVPGLMHVQFGEYHVRDVEFVAAFDVDAKKVGLDLADAIGASENNTIKIADVPQTGVTVQRGHTLDGLGKYYRETIEESDETPVDIVQILKDRKVDVLVCYLPVGSEAAAKFYAQCAIDAKVAFVNALPVFIAGTKEWADKFTEAGVPIVGDDIKSQVGATITHRVLAKLFEDRGVVLERTMQLNVGGNMDFKNMLERERLESKKISKTQAVTSQIPDRDLGAKNVHIGPSDYVQWLDDRKWAYVRLEGRAFGDVPLNLEYKLEVWDSPNSAGVIIDALRAAKIAKDRGIGGPILSASSYFMKSPPVQYFDDQARENVEKFIRGDVER; encoded by the coding sequence ATGGGTTCGGTCCGCGTAGCCATCGTTGGCGTGGGAAACTGCGCCACCTCGCTGGTGCAGGGTGTCGAGTACTACAAGGACGCAGACCCGGACAGCAGGGTGCCTGGTCTCATGCACGTGCAGTTCGGTGAGTACCACGTGCGTGACGTCGAGTTCGTGGCCGCCTTCGATGTCGACGCGAAGAAGGTCGGCCTCGACCTCGCGGACGCCATCGGGGCCAGCGAGAACAACACCATCAAGATCGCCGACGTCCCGCAGACCGGCGTGACGGTCCAGCGCGGCCACACCCTCGACGGCCTCGGCAAGTACTACCGCGAGACCATCGAGGAGTCCGACGAGACCCCGGTCGACATCGTCCAGATCCTCAAGGACCGCAAGGTCGACGTCCTGGTCTGCTACCTGCCGGTCGGCTCCGAGGCCGCGGCGAAGTTCTACGCCCAGTGCGCCATCGACGCCAAGGTCGCCTTCGTCAACGCGCTTCCGGTCTTCATCGCCGGCACCAAGGAGTGGGCGGACAAGTTCACCGAGGCCGGTGTGCCCATCGTCGGTGACGACATCAAGTCCCAGGTGGGCGCCACCATCACGCACCGCGTGCTGGCGAAGCTCTTCGAGGATCGCGGTGTGGTGCTGGAGCGCACCATGCAGCTCAACGTCGGCGGCAACATGGACTTCAAGAACATGTTGGAGCGCGAGCGCCTGGAGTCCAAGAAGATCTCCAAGACGCAGGCCGTCACCTCGCAGATCCCGGACCGCGACCTCGGCGCGAAGAACGTGCACATCGGCCCGTCCGACTACGTCCAGTGGCTCGACGACCGCAAGTGGGCGTACGTCCGCCTCGAGGGCCGCGCGTTCGGCGACGTCCCGCTGAACCTGGAGTACAAGCTCGAGGTCTGGGACTCCCCGAACTCCGCCGGTGTCATCATCGACGCGCTGCGCGCCGCGAAGATCGCCAAGGACCGTGGCATCGGCGGCCCGATCCTGTCGGCGTCCTCGTACTTCATGAAGTCCCCGCCGGTGCAGTACTTCGACGACCAGGCCCGCGAGAACGTCGAGAAGTTCATCCGCGGCGACGTCGAGCGCTGA